The window GAAATCGGCATCGTTGCGGCGATCGCCATCCTCCTTATTTTCATCATGCCTGCTATCATTCCAGCCTTCCGTTTGAAATTGCTGGGACGCTTCCTATCATTGGCGATCGTAACCTTGGGGATTGACCTGATTTGGGGATATACAGGTCTCCTTAGTTTGGGGCATGGCATTTTCTTTGCCTTAGGGGGATATGC of the Synechococcales cyanobacterium T60_A2020_003 genome contains:
- a CDS encoding urea ABC transporter permease subunit UrtC; protein product: MATDTRSGTLATKGKQRRALWLEIGIVAAIAILLIFIMPAIIPAFRLKLLGRFLSLAIVTLGIDLIWGYTGLLSLGHGIFFALGGYA